DNA from Chryseobacterium wanjuense:
AATAGCGGCTTAATGAATTTCCTTCATTCGGAAAATCCAGAGAAACCTGCATGATATCGAAGGTGAAGTCATTTGCTCTCATATAGTTTACAGAAGCCATATTGTACTGAGCCGGAGCCAGAAAGCTTGAAACCTCAGGATCAAGGATTCTGCTGTTGTCTACATTCACCTCATCCATTGTTCTGTCGCAAGAAACGGAAGCAATCCCTAAACCTGCCAGAAGAAAATATTTTACTATTGATTTTTTCATGTCTTAAATAATTAGAATTTTACATTAAGTTGGAATCCTACAGTTCTTGCTGTCGGCAATTGTCCCATTTCCACACCTGGAGTGATGGTAGCATTATCTAAAGTCGCAGCTTCCGGATCAAACAATGGGAATTTCGTCCACATCCAAAGATTTTTTCCGAAAATTGCCAGCGTAAGATCTGTGATTTTTAATGGCTGCGTAACTGATTTAGGGAAAGAATAAGCGATTCTTGCATCTCTAAGCTTGACGAAAGAAGTATCGAAAGTATTCGTTTCAACGTTTGCTCTTCTCCAGTAATCTGCGTAATACGTAGGTACTGCAACCCCTTTGGTATTTGTAGAATATGACCCGTCTGCGTTTTGAACAACCCCCTGACCAACGATTAAACCATCCGGATTATCTCTACCGACTAAAGTATGTTCTAATTTTCCTTGCTCCGTCATTTTGTGATGAGACTGGGAATACGCCATACCTTTGTACTGACCGTCGAAAGAGAAGCTTACTGTTACGTTTTTAATTTTAAATTCGTTCTGAATTCCCGCTCTCCATTTCGGGAATGCATTTCCTACTTTCTTCATTGTGGTAGGTTTTGCCGTTAATCCATCCGATCCGAAAACAACCTGTCCGTCCGGAGAATACATCAATCCGTATCCGTACATATCACCGATTGATCCTCCCACCACTGCATTATAATATACAACTCCACCTACACTTGCCATTGTATACGGCTCACCGTGGAATTCTTCAGGAAGAGAAAGAATTTTATTCCTGTTCATCGACCAATTGGCAGAGACATTCCATGAGAAGTTTTTGTTTTTGATAGGATAAGCGTTCATCATCAATTCAACTCCTCTGTTTCTTACCTCTCCTGAGTTGATAACCCTTAAAGAATATCCTGTTTCCCACAATACAGGTACATTTCGAATAATCTGATCTACCGAATTACTTTGATAAACGGTTGCATTGAAAGTCAATCTGTTTTTAAATAAACTGAAATCCATCCCTCCTTCAATATTGGTAATCATCTCAGGTCTCAGATTCGGGTTGGCATATAAACTTGGCAGTTCTACAGATCCAGGGAATGAACTTACACTGTAATAATTTTCCAACTGGTAAGGTGCCGTATCATTTCCAATTCTCGACCATGATGCTCTCAGCTTCCACATATTCAGCTTATTGCTTTTAAGTCCGAAAATATCAGAAAGGATAAAAGATGAAGCGACTGATGGATAGAAATAAGAACGGTTCGCCTTTGGAAGCGTACTGCTCCAGTCGTTACGTGCTGTAAAATCTAAGAATATTTTTTCTTTATAATTTAAAGTTAATAAAGCATACAAACTGTTTACATATCTGTCATAAGGTTTCGGAATTTTGAAATCCTGAGCGACAGCATTCGTAAGGCTGTATACTCCCGGATTTTTAAGCCCGATGGCAAAATAATCCTGGGTTTTCTGTTCTTCATACTGAGAACTCGCTCCTCCAGTCGCCGTAAGGTTAATGCTACCGATTGCAGTTTTATAATTGACCATTAAATCATTATTAAAATTAAATCCGTCAATATATTGCTCACGATAATATCCCTTTAAATAATTGGCAGAGCTCCAAGGTCTTTTCTGGGTACGCAATTCGTCATTCCAAACCATTCCTGATCTTAGTAAAACATCAAAATGTTTATCGATCTGGTAATTTAAGCTTACATTTCCCGTGATGTTTTTCTTGTTTAAACTATTGGTCATTTCATAGGCAATCAGATAAGGATTATCGATATACGAACTGAATGGGTGAATCTGATCCACCTGCTCCTGCCCCGGCTTCCAGATCGGTCTGTACCACTCCAAATCTACGTTCGGATTCTGGAAAATCATGAAATAGGAAATAGACTGGTTGTTGTATCCCGTTGCCGGAAGATTGTCACTTTTTGTCTGGCTGTATGATAATTTTACGTTTGCCTTTAATTTTGAACTCAATTTATGGTCTACCGATACTGCTGCGTTCCATCTTTCCAGTCCTGTATTTGGCATCATCCATTCGTTGTTCAGATAGGTAAGAGATGTTCTGTATGATGTTTTATCGTTAGAACCCTCGATAGAGATATTGTTGGAATAAGTCGATCCTGTCTGCCAGAAATCTTTAATATTGTTTTTGTAAGGTCTCCAAAGCTGTCTTTCTTTACTCTGTCCGTTTACCGTAGGATCGTATTGATAATAATACTGCCCGTCAAACTTCGGCCCGAAAGCACTACTCGTTCCTCCCGTACTTACACCGTCTACCGAAGCTCCGTAAGAATAGTAGTAATTCCCGTTTTTGTCTTTGGTCATTGTTCCCTGTCCGTATTGGTACTGCCAATCCGGCCATTTTAATACAGAATCGAAACTTGTGTAAGAATTGAGTGAAACCTGAAGCTTACCATCTTTATTCTTCCCGGATTTTGTAGTGATCATTACTGCTCCCTTAGCTCCTCTGGAACCGTATAAAGCCGCTGCAGTAGGTCCTTTAAGAACTGTGATGCTTTCAATATCATCCGGGTTGATGCTGTTCAGATCATTCCCGTAATCAATCGGAACGTCACCTCCGGAACCCGCTCCATAAGCCGGTGTTCCTGATCCTACGGTTCTTCCGTTCATCGGTACGCCGTCTACTACAATAAGAGCCTGGTCTTCGAAACCGTTCATTGATACATCTCCTCTCAGAGTAATTCTGGCACTGGCCAACGGTCCTGCTCCAGCAGTCTGAATTTTCAATCCCGCTACTTTACCTTCCAGAGCACCTGTCCAGTTATTGTTTTGGGTTCTGAGAAGCTGTTCAGAATCGATTGTTTCAGTAGAGTATCCCAACGCTTTATTTTGCCTTTTGATTCCTAGCGCCGTTACTACTACCTCGTCGATGTTTTTGATGGTGTCTTTTTTAGCTTTCTGCTGAGCCGTCAGATTGACACTGACTAATCCTAACAGTGACAAAACCAACAACTTTTGTGTCTCTTTACGCATATCCTTTTTTGTTTGCGCAAAATTAAAACTACATTATGGCTACGGCTTTAACAACGTTTTAACATTTATTAAATAATTATTAAACACTATATGAATTAAATTTTAACAAAAATGTATACAGTTTTGGTTAACAGCAGGTTAAAAAAATTAAGGATTATTAATATGTAAGCTTAAATTTATTTACCTAACTTTATTGTCTTTTCCTGATAAAATAAAAATATTCCGGCTTATAGAGCAGTTTTTCAATGGCTTAAAAATTTTAATTCTCTTTAAGCAATGGTTAAACAAAACAGTCCGCCTCAGAAAGAGACAGACTGTATGATAAGGTTAATATTGATGTAAAAATTACTTATTCTTAAGCTGATCCGGAATATTGGTTGTAATAAATCCGATCCCTTGATTTTTCAGCTCTTCATAGATGGCTACGTCATTTACCGTCCATGCATTTGTGATTAATCCCAAAGCTTTTGCATCGGCAATCCAGGTTGGATTTTTCTGGAAAATGCTGTAATGATAGTCGATACCGTCTAATCCTTCATCCTTGATCTGCTGAGGAGATAACTCCCCTTTCAAATACTGAACTTTGTAAGTAGGCTCCAGCTTTTTGATTTCCTTGCAGATATTTAAGCTGAAAGAAATGAATTCACATTGAGACTCCAGCTTCATGTCTTTAATCATTTTGATCGTTTTTGCCGTCAGCTCATCTTCTTTTTCTTTGGTTTTATCAGGCTTTATTTCAACAATCAGTTTTAATGATTTGTCTTTTTTTCCTTGTTTTAAATAATCTTTCAGTGTCGGAAAATCTTCACCGTTTGGTAATTTTACTTTTTTCAGCTCTTTAAAGTCTGTTTCAGCAATTTCCATTTTTGCGTGATGTTCATCGTGATTCACGACCAACACCCCGTCTTTTGTCATTCTGACATCAAATTCAGAACCGTAAATTTTCAAATTCTGAGCATTTTCCAATGATTTCAGAGAGTTTTCCGTAGTCGGAGGTTGAGACTGAAAATAGCCTCTGTGCGCGATAATCTGGGTTTGTGCCTTCATTAAAACTGTACTTAAAACTGCTAACCCTAAGATAAAATTTTTCATAATATGAATGTATTATTTATTAAAAGTAATTAAATTAATGTAAATGGTCAATTTTGCTTTGCAAGTCAATTGTCAATAAAATGCTTAACAGCAAAATAAATTCATCATTGACCATTCACATTTCATATTTTTTTAGAACGAATATTTTGCTCCGATTTGAATCTGGTAAGGATTTCCGGATAGTGGTTCCAGTCCGCTTGTATTTAAGCTATATTTAAGCTGTTTCGTCACCGGGTCGAATCCTGTGATTCTGTAAAGGGATGTATTTCCGTAAGATTTGTTGATTCCTTTTTCTTTGTTAAGCAAATTCGCTACGTTAAAAATATCAACCGAAAGTTCAAAAGCACCGATTTTTTCAAATTTGATTTTTTTCGCAACACGTACATCCCAAACTCCGTAGAATCCGTTTTTCCCGCCATTTCTTTCCGCAATTTGGTTGTTGTAGTCTGTAATATAGCTTTTTAATGCTTTTCCTACTTCAGGATTGTCAATTAAAGTTTGGGTAAGATTCGGGAAAATATACGCCAGATCGTTTGTATCGACGAAATCTCCGTTTACGTTTCCACCGGCAGTCACAGAGAAACGTGTTCCTCCGATTCCCGCATATCTGATCCCTAAAGTAAATCCGGCAATCGTCGGTGAGTTCCCATAGATAACCACTTTATTTCTAAATTGATTATCAGAATATGACATCCTCAAATCTCTCGGATCACTTGCCACCATCGTCGACAATGTCGCAGAATTGGCTACGTTTCCGTTGTATGACGTGTTATCTTTGATATCTGACCATGTATAACTCGCTGTGATCTCCCCATCTTTCCAGTAACGGTAACTTGTATCGACTACGAATGAGAACTGATTCACCTTTCCATCGCTCACCAGCTCTAAAACTCTTCCGAAATTCTGGTTAATTCTTCCGTCTTTCCAGTTCATGGTTCCGTTGGCTGTCACCGAAGTGATTGGAACGAAAACTCCTCTTCCTCCTTCATTATCCAATGTGAAATAAGGATTTGCGACCATGTTTCTGTCGTAATAGAAATAATTGTTTCTACCCAAAGCCATATATCCCGCAATTCCCGCTCTGAATCTCTCGTTGAAGAAATGAGTATAAGAAATATTCGCTTTATAAACGATAGGAATTTTAGCATCTTTTCCTGTATAATTGATGGTCGGAAGCTGATATTGAGGCAATGTAGGAACCGTTCCGTAATCGTTTCTATAACTGATAAAATCCGGAGTAAGACCGATTTGTGAAGGATTCACGTCTACGGTAGCCAAGTGTCTTCCGTCAAACACCAAATTATTGATAATCATATAATTGTTGATATCAGAAGAGAAAATACCCGCCCCGAATTTCAGGAAGTCTTTATTTCCTTCATTAATATTCCAATCAAACTGGAATCTCGGCTGGATGATAAACGATTTGATCTGATTATCTGTTCGGATTCCCATTTCATCAAATAATTTCTGATTAAACTCAGCTTTAGGATACCCTCCGTAGTCTAGCCTTAAACCAGCCATTAAATCAAGACCTTTGGCAATTTTTGTCTGGATCTGCCCGTAAACACCGATATTCCAGATATTGGATTTCACAGAAGGATCATCCATCAATGGAACTTCCCTGTAAAATCTGTACGCCGTCATATTATTAAAGTTATACAAATTATCCGGGTTTGAAGCCGCCTCTTTGAAATGGAATCTCCCGTTCACCTCACTTCCGTACACAGATCTCGCTTTTGTATACATCAAATCTGCCCCGAAAGTATATTTAATTTTATCTGTGTTGTAATATAAATTATCAACGATCTGGAAAACATTATTCCTGAAGTTTTCCTGCCCAAAACGGTGTCCTCCGATCTGGATGTTTGTAGCCTTATCCTTCCCGTCAATATTTGTTAAAACATTTTCAACAATCGCTCTTGGAACCGCGTGTCCCAACTCATCATTCTGGTAGCTATCCTGGAAAGTGTATAAATATTGAGCTTTCAGCTCGTTGGTCATATTAGGCTTTAAGTTGGATCTTAACGTTAATAGCAAACTGTTATCCAGGTTCTTATCATTTCCGAAAGATTCGTAGAAATTAATGGCCGTGTTGTCTGCTAATCCGTTTTTATTAAAATCATTCGTAAAGTTGTCTCTTAATGTCAATAAGTTTTTATCATTGATCTGCCAGTCTAAACGTAAAAATCCTGCATCAGAATTTCTCACTTTGTCGAAACTTCCGAACTGTGGCGTATTTCCGACTCCGTACTTTGCTCTTGCGATGTCTAAAAATTTGTTAAGCGTTGCGGTTGATGTATTCAGCCTCAACTCATCTTCATGCGATTTGATATCCGCGATCTGCAATGGTCTTGAATCCAGCTGATGATCCCAGGCTACGAAAAAGTGTAATTTATTTTTAATAATAGGCCCTCCCAATGAAAAACCGAACTGAGAAGTCGAGAAATCATTCTCTCTTTTATTTCCTCTGATGTCATACGGACTTGAAAGCCAATCTGTTCTCAGATATTCCCAAGCACTTCCTGAAAATTTGTTTGTTCCGGATTTTGTAACGGCACTTACCGTACCTCCACCGCTTCTTCCCAAAGTCACGTCATATTGGTTGGTCGTAATTTTAAACTCACGAACCGCTTCAATCGAGATAGAAAAAGGCGCACCGCTTCGGCTTGTTGTAGAACCTGCAGAAGTCGGGTTTTTCGCGGTCATCCCATCAATTGTAAAGTTTGTAGAAGAACCCAGCTGTCCCGACAAATTTCCTCCTTTTCCACTAAGAGGAGAAAGCTCTGTAAGGCTGGTAAAATTTCTTCCGTTTACCGGCAAAATTCCGATGTTTTTAGCTGTAATGGCTGTTGCAGCACCAAGATTTCCGATTTTATTTTTCAGATTTCCGGCGATTACAACTTCTTCGATGCTTTTTTCAGCACCGCTCATGTCGACGTTTACCGTTACCTGATCTCCGAAGTTTACATTATAACCTTCCTTTTTTTCATCATTTACGATCACGGTGTAAGGTCCGCCAAGAGGAATTTCCTTGAAAATATACTCCCCTTTTGAATTGGTTTCCGTTTCCGTTCTGAAACCTGTTGATTCATTAACGATGGTTACCTTCACTTTTTCCTGAGCCGCATTTCCTGCGCCGGTTACTTTTCCTACAATCGAAGCCTGTGTAGTCTGTGCATAAGCCAGTGTCCCAAAGCTTAAGAACAATAATCCCAATACAATCTTTACTTTTTTCATTTTGTCAAATTAGCTAGGCGCAAAGGTATCGCGACTTCCTCCCGCCTTTGTTTACGCCAGTTTTAACAATTTTTAAATTATATCAAAACATTATGTTAAATTAGTTTAAACACGAAATTTATTCCATAGACAACCAGTTTGTTGGAATATATTAAGTAATTTTAATTTTATCAGAATATTTGATTCCCTTATTTTCTAAATTGGAATTACTTTAATTATTTTTGCTAAAAAGATAGAAACCCAATGTCCGAAAACATTCAACAAAAAATAGAACAGCTCCGTAAAGAGCTTCATCAGCATAACGAAAATTATTATCTTCATGACACTCCTACGATATCGGATTTCGATTTTGATATGCTGCTCGAAGAACTTCGTGACCTGGAAGCAAAATATCCGGAATTTTATGACGAAAACTCACCTACTGTGCGTGTCGGAGGTGCAATTACAAAGGTTTTCCCGACAATTCAGCATAAATTCAGAATGTATTCTCTGGACAATTCTTATGATTTTGACGATCTTGAGGACTGGGAAAAAAGAATCATTAAAACCATTGATGATCCTGTAGAATTTGTCGCTGAATTAAAATACGACGGCGCATCCATTTCCATTCTGTACGAAAACGGAAAACTGGCTCAGGCAGTGACTCGTGGAGATGGTTTTCAGGGAGATGAAATTACCGGAAATGTACGGACAATTTCAGATATTCCTTTAAAACTGAAAGGGGATTTTCCGGAACATTTCTTTATGCGGGGTGAAATTTATTTAACAAGAAAAAATTTCGATAAAATTAATAAACTGCGTGAGGAAGAAGGTCTTGACCCGTTTATGAACCCCCGAAACACAGCCAGCGGAAGCCTTAAAATGCAGGACAGCGGTGAAGTAAGAAAACGCGGACTTTCATCTGTTCTGTATCAGTTTATTTCGGAAGAAATTCCTGCCAAAACCCATTGGGAACTGCTTGAAAATGCAAAATCATGGGGCTTCAAAACTTCTCAGCAGGCAAAATTGTGTACCACTTTAGATGAAGTAAAAGAATTCATTAATTTTTGGGATGTAGAACGACATAATTTACCTTTTGAGATTGATGGTATCGTTTTAAAAGTCAATTCTTTACAACAGCAAAGACAGCTTGGATATACGGCAAAATCTCCGCGTTGGGCGATGGCTTATAAATTTAAAGCAGAAAAAGTAGAAACCGAATTACAAAGCGTTTCTTACCAGGTTGGAAGAACCGGTGCGATCACTCCTGTTGCAAATCTGAAACCGGTTTTATTAGCAGGAACCATTGTAAAAAGGGCATCTCTGCATAATGAAGATATTATTAAAAAACTGGATCTGCATGAGCATGATTTCGTTTATGTAGAAAAAGGCGGTGAAATTATCCCGAAAATCGTCGGTGTAAATACTGAAAAAAGAACTGAGAAAAGCAAAGAAATCGAATACATCAAGTATTGCCCTGAATGTGGAACGGAGCTTGTAAAAATTGAAGATCAGGCGATCCATTTCTGCCCGAATGAACTGCATTGTCCGCCGCAGGTTGTAGGGAGAATGATTCATTATGTATCCAGAAAAGCTTTAAATATAGAAAATCTGGGAAGCGAAACCATCGAACAGCTTTACAGAGAAAAACTGATCGAAAATCCTGCTGATTTCTATACTTTAACGAAAGAACAGCTTCTTCCGCTGGAAAGAATGGCAGAAAAATCGGCACAAAATATCATTTCGGGAATTGAAAAATCGAAGGAAATTCCGTTTGAAAAAGTGTTGTACGGAATCGGTATAAAACACGTCGGAGAAACGGTTGCCAAGAAATTAGTGAAAAATTTCCCTACCATCGAAGAACTGAAAAATGCCACGGTGGAAGAACTTTGCCAGGTGGAAGATATCGGAACAAAAATCGCAGTGAGCATTGTTGATTTCTTTGCAAATCCTGAAAACGTTTTAATGCTGGAAAGATTGAAATCTTACGGTGTTCAGTTGGAAAAAGGTGAAAGTACAAACGAAGTTTTATCGAATGTTCTGGAAGGAAAAACGTTCCTTTTTACCGGAAAATTGTCTTTATTCACAAGAGAAGCTGCCGAAGAAATGGTAGAAAAACACGGCGGAAAAAATATTTCAGCGGTTTCAAAAAACCTTAATTACCTGGTAGTCGGCGAAAAAGCCGGAAGTAAGCTGAAAAAAGCCCAGGACATCGGAACGATCGGAATTCTGGATGAACAGCAGTTTTTGGATCTGATCGAGAATCAGTAAGTTCTAAAAAATATTAACATAATGAACCATTGAAATCCCCTTTCAATGGTTTATTTTTGCGTTTAAATTAAAAAATAATAAACTAAGTAATAACCATGAGAAAAATTTACTTAATCATCTTCTTGATTATGTTTGCTGTGTCTCAGGCACAGATTGTAAATATTCCCGATGCAAATTTTAAGGCAAAATTGCTTGCTGCAGACGTTACAAACAGCATTGCCTCTACAGGTTCCGGCAATTTTAATATGAAAATTGACACCAATA
Protein-coding regions in this window:
- a CDS encoding SusC/RagA family TonB-linked outer membrane protein, encoding MRKETQKLLVLSLLGLVSVNLTAQQKAKKDTIKNIDEVVVTALGIKRQNKALGYSTETIDSEQLLRTQNNNWTGALEGKVAGLKIQTAGAGPLASARITLRGDVSMNGFEDQALIVVDGVPMNGRTVGSGTPAYGAGSGGDVPIDYGNDLNSINPDDIESITVLKGPTAAALYGSRGAKGAVMITTKSGKNKDGKLQVSLNSYTSFDSVLKWPDWQYQYGQGTMTKDKNGNYYYSYGASVDGVSTGGTSSAFGPKFDGQYYYQYDPTVNGQSKERQLWRPYKNNIKDFWQTGSTYSNNISIEGSNDKTSYRTSLTYLNNEWMMPNTGLERWNAAVSVDHKLSSKLKANVKLSYSQTKSDNLPATGYNNQSISYFMIFQNPNVDLEWYRPIWKPGQEQVDQIHPFSSYIDNPYLIAYEMTNSLNKKNITGNVSLNYQIDKHFDVLLRSGMVWNDELRTQKRPWSSANYLKGYYREQYIDGFNFNNDLMVNYKTAIGSINLTATGGASSQYEEQKTQDYFAIGLKNPGVYSLTNAVAQDFKIPKPYDRYVNSLYALLTLNYKEKIFLDFTARNDWSSTLPKANRSYFYPSVASSFILSDIFGLKSNKLNMWKLRASWSRIGNDTAPYQLENYYSVSSFPGSVELPSLYANPNLRPEMITNIEGGMDFSLFKNRLTFNATVYQSNSVDQIIRNVPVLWETGYSLRVINSGEVRNRGVELMMNAYPIKNKNFSWNVSANWSMNRNKILSLPEEFHGEPYTMASVGGVVYYNAVVGGSIGDMYGYGLMYSPDGQVVFGSDGLTAKPTTMKKVGNAFPKWRAGIQNEFKIKNVTVSFSFDGQYKGMAYSQSHHKMTEQGKLEHTLVGRDNPDGLIVGQGVVQNADGSYSTNTKGVAVPTYYADYWRRANVETNTFDTSFVKLRDARIAYSFPKSVTQPLKITDLTLAIFGKNLWMWTKFPLFDPEAATLDNATITPGVEMGQLPTARTVGFQLNVKF
- a CDS encoding glycerophosphodiester phosphodiesterase — protein: MKNFILGLAVLSTVLMKAQTQIIAHRGYFQSQPPTTENSLKSLENAQNLKIYGSEFDVRMTKDGVLVVNHDEHHAKMEIAETDFKELKKVKLPNGEDFPTLKDYLKQGKKDKSLKLIVEIKPDKTKEKEDELTAKTIKMIKDMKLESQCEFISFSLNICKEIKKLEPTYKVQYLKGELSPQQIKDEGLDGIDYHYSIFQKNPTWIADAKALGLITNAWTVNDVAIYEELKNQGIGFITTNIPDQLKNK
- a CDS encoding TonB-dependent receptor, translated to MKKVKIVLGLLFLSFGTLAYAQTTQASIVGKVTGAGNAAQEKVKVTIVNESTGFRTETETNSKGEYIFKEIPLGGPYTVIVNDEKKEGYNVNFGDQVTVNVDMSGAEKSIEEVVIAGNLKNKIGNLGAATAITAKNIGILPVNGRNFTSLTELSPLSGKGGNLSGQLGSSTNFTIDGMTAKNPTSAGSTTSRSGAPFSISIEAVREFKITTNQYDVTLGRSGGGTVSAVTKSGTNKFSGSAWEYLRTDWLSSPYDIRGNKRENDFSTSQFGFSLGGPIIKNKLHFFVAWDHQLDSRPLQIADIKSHEDELRLNTSTATLNKFLDIARAKYGVGNTPQFGSFDKVRNSDAGFLRLDWQINDKNLLTLRDNFTNDFNKNGLADNTAINFYESFGNDKNLDNSLLLTLRSNLKPNMTNELKAQYLYTFQDSYQNDELGHAVPRAIVENVLTNIDGKDKATNIQIGGHRFGQENFRNNVFQIVDNLYYNTDKIKYTFGADLMYTKARSVYGSEVNGRFHFKEAASNPDNLYNFNNMTAYRFYREVPLMDDPSVKSNIWNIGVYGQIQTKIAKGLDLMAGLRLDYGGYPKAEFNQKLFDEMGIRTDNQIKSFIIQPRFQFDWNINEGNKDFLKFGAGIFSSDINNYMIINNLVFDGRHLATVDVNPSQIGLTPDFISYRNDYGTVPTLPQYQLPTINYTGKDAKIPIVYKANISYTHFFNERFRAGIAGYMALGRNNYFYYDRNMVANPYFTLDNEGGRGVFVPITSVTANGTMNWKDGRINQNFGRVLELVSDGKVNQFSFVVDTSYRYWKDGEITASYTWSDIKDNTSYNGNVANSATLSTMVASDPRDLRMSYSDNQFRNKVVIYGNSPTIAGFTLGIRYAGIGGTRFSVTAGGNVNGDFVDTNDLAYIFPNLTQTLIDNPEVGKALKSYITDYNNQIAERNGGKNGFYGVWDVRVAKKIKFEKIGAFELSVDIFNVANLLNKEKGINKSYGNTSLYRITGFDPVTKQLKYSLNTSGLEPLSGNPYQIQIGAKYSF
- the ligA gene encoding NAD-dependent DNA ligase LigA, producing the protein MSENIQQKIEQLRKELHQHNENYYLHDTPTISDFDFDMLLEELRDLEAKYPEFYDENSPTVRVGGAITKVFPTIQHKFRMYSLDNSYDFDDLEDWEKRIIKTIDDPVEFVAELKYDGASISILYENGKLAQAVTRGDGFQGDEITGNVRTISDIPLKLKGDFPEHFFMRGEIYLTRKNFDKINKLREEEGLDPFMNPRNTASGSLKMQDSGEVRKRGLSSVLYQFISEEIPAKTHWELLENAKSWGFKTSQQAKLCTTLDEVKEFINFWDVERHNLPFEIDGIVLKVNSLQQQRQLGYTAKSPRWAMAYKFKAEKVETELQSVSYQVGRTGAITPVANLKPVLLAGTIVKRASLHNEDIIKKLDLHEHDFVYVEKGGEIIPKIVGVNTEKRTEKSKEIEYIKYCPECGTELVKIEDQAIHFCPNELHCPPQVVGRMIHYVSRKALNIENLGSETIEQLYREKLIENPADFYTLTKEQLLPLERMAEKSAQNIISGIEKSKEIPFEKVLYGIGIKHVGETVAKKLVKNFPTIEELKNATVEELCQVEDIGTKIAVSIVDFFANPENVLMLERLKSYGVQLEKGESTNEVLSNVLEGKTFLFTGKLSLFTREAAEEMVEKHGGKNISAVSKNLNYLVVGEKAGSKLKKAQDIGTIGILDEQQFLDLIENQ